The Romeriopsis navalis LEGE 11480 genomic interval TGATTGGTGGATTGAACAACCTGGGCTACTTCCTCACCGTCTGGGACTTCAGTCTGATCGACATTGCCCTACTCCAGAAAGCCCTCACCGCCGTCTTCCTGATGGAAGTGTTCTATCACGCTGGAAGACTACTGACCAAAGTCGTCTATCTCCTGAGCAAAACCCAACAAACCCAAACCGCCTAAACACTGAAATAGAGGCGCATCACGATGCATCAACTGAATTCCAAGACCGCAAATGAACTAATCGTGTCCGTTCAACGGGGCGACCTGCTGCCCCATGACGCCATGCGTGCCGCCGAAATCTTCGCCATCACCGATATCGGCAAAGGCACAATCTTCGACCTGCTGATGTATGGGGCGATCGGGCTGGTTTGTAGTGCGGCGATCGCCTCCCCCGCCGGATTCCTGGTGGGAGCCGGTGGCTTTGTCGCCTCTCTGGTTCAAAAGGCGAGTAAAGCGAGAAGTCGGGGCCGTGAAATCATTCAGATGAGTGATGCTGATCTAACCGCCTCCCTGGCCGATAACGATCGGGCCATCCTCACCACCCTAATCAACGCCTGTCCACAACTCCAGGAAAGTCTCGAATCCACCCCCACCGCAACCGAACTCTGTGCTAATCCCGAAACTCTGCAACAAGGACCAATTCCCCAGCCAGTAGCGAATTCGTCCGTGCTGTCCAAACACCCACAACTGCAAAACATCCCCTTAGGCAACGTTGCCCATACCCTCGCCAAACAACTCAAACCGACTATCATCAGTGCCCGTCCCCGCGTCGGTAAAGGCATCTTCTTCAGCTACCTGAGCCAATATGCCAAACAGCTACACGGAGCCTCCGTCTGGATGCTGCAACCCAAACCCGCCGTCTCCGAACTGGGCTATTGGAAACACGTCGATCGTTTCCTCGGCATTAACCTGGAGGACTACCCGAAAGACTGTCCCGAAGTCGCCGCCCAGATGACCCAATTCTTTCAAGCCTGGCGCGATCAAACGCATCGCCCAACCCTACTGGGCATCGATGAATTAGTGAAATTGCAAGCCATGCAACCCAAGTGGACCAAAGACTTCCTCATCCCACAAATGCTGGTCGAAGGCAGTAGTGGTGAAACCGCCCAACGGTATCTCTACATCATCACCCAAAGCCCGCTCGTCTCCGACTTGGGTATGAGTGGCGGGAACCGCTCAGCTTTCGACTTTATGACGATCGAAACCGCCGCCACCCTCGAACATACGGAATCAGTCAAGAAATCGATCGCCACCCTGAAAAGCATCCCCGAAGCCGAAGATTATGCGGTTAGTCCCGTGGGCTGCCTGGTGTTTCATAGCGGATTTGCCCGGTGGGCCGCCATACCCGAATACCCAGTGCCAACGATCGGGCCAGATGACCAACTATGCCCCGAACTACAAGCCCTAACCAAAACATCGCCAAGCGGGGAATTCGTCGTTGTGACCGCTGGTCCAGACTGGGAGCCAATGGATGTGCCAGTCATCCCTGCTGCTCCATCAACAGCGCCATTATCGGATCGCGACACCGTCACCGCATTCTTCATCCAGCGCAACTTGCAAAAGCCCTATAGTGCCGGACAGCTAAAAGCCCTCTATCGGCTCTGTGAGCATCTAGAAACCGTAGAACTTGAAACGATTCTGTATGACCTTTCAGAACCGAATGGAGAGCAAACCAGCTTACTGAGTCGGATCGACCCGAAAGGCCGGAGTAAAGTCAGGAAATACTACCTCGATAGCGACGAGGATGCCTGATGCGATCTGCAACGACAACAACAAGGAGGGATAGAGTCATAGAGGGCGAATCCCTAGCCAATTTCCGGCTTGTCGTTGTTGTCCTGGTGGTTGTCGTCGTTGTTGTTGTTGTTGTGGCATTGGCGATCAACCAGATTGAGTGATGCGGATTGATCAGCAGTCATGAATGATTAACGAAATTCTAGATTTTCTTTAGCAATCCACTTGCCATCACCCTTTTGTGTGAGTAGTGTAGAAGTAGAGCACATAAATATCCACTAATTGGGATTGCCTGGGGTAAGGCGATCCCTTTTTATTTGGGCCTCATCTCCAACTGTTTGAATACAAATGGTCGATTTGATTGTGCCGCTTGAAGGAGAAGCTATGTCGATCGCCTGATTGCCTGAATTTCTGGGTTGTCTCATCCTGGTCTGATTCGATATAACGGGTCTTATATAGAATTCAAGTAGGTCCAGTAATCAGATAGGCGGAAAATGTCTGCTTATCTCACTATAATCGTAGGATATGCGGGGACTTTACGCCTACTAGTAGTTAGGCAGTTTTTGGGTTGACTTTCTGCCATTCTGAGCAATGGTTCATCGTTGCTCCACAGTGGTAATGGCAAATTCGAAAAGTATTTTTCTACTAGATCCATTAGAGAAAAGGATAGATTCATTTCACTTAACACATAATCAACCTGACATAAGTGCCCAATTATTTGAAATGCATAGTATCTAATCCTACTTAAATACTTAAGTAATCGTATTAAGATTATAGACCCGTACAGCTTCTATTGAGTACATTAGGCCTCGCTCTAAACTCTTGAAAGTATCGAAACTTAGAATCTTCATGCAGAAACTTAAACTCTTAATCTGTGCAACAATTACCTTCATCTTTGTCACGATTTCAAGCTACATGGCCTTTCCCATGCCATCGGCCAGGGCAGATGTGATCTTACACGCGTTTGATTGGTCTTACCAAGATATCGCTGACAATGCAGAAGGCATTTCAGCCGCGGGTTATAAAGCTGTCTTAGTTACACCACCTTTGAAATCCCAAAAGAGCTCTTGTGAGTGGTTTCAGCGTTATCAACCCCAGGATTTTCGTGTTGTTGATAATTGTGATGGCAACAAAGAAAGTTTTATCAATGCTATTGAAGCCTTGGATAGAGAAGGGGTGCAAACATATGCAGATGTTGTAGTTAATCACATGGCGAATGAGCGCGATGGTGCAACCACCTTCCCTGGTAGTGATACGCTGCAAGAATATGATGACTATAACAATTATTGGAAAAATCAAATCCTTTATGGAGATACTGATGGGAATGGTATTCTTGACAATGGTTTTTTACCTGACGATGGTAAAAGCGATGGCCTATTCGATTCTAATGATTTTCATGATGCGAAATGCATTAGTGATTACAACAATAGAGATGCTGTTATTTTTGATCGTCTTTGCAAAGGCGAAAATGATCGCGGTTTACCTGATTTAAAAGATAGTGAACCTGGCAAAAATTGGGTTAACGATCAACGCAAACAATATATACAGGCCCTTTACAACTTAGGTGTGCGCGGATTCCGAATTGATGCTGCTAAACATATGCCCCTGGGTGCTATTGAGTATTTCGTCCCTGATCAAGTTGCAAAAAACTCTCAGATGTTTGCCGAAATTATCACTTCAGGTGGAACAACAGATTTAGAGTATCAACTATTTCTCAAACCATATTTAAGTCAACTCCCTGAAGAATTTGGAGCTTATGATTTTCCCTTACTCAAAGCCATCAAAAATGCTTTTGCTTTTGGGAAACCACTATCGGATGTCGCAAACCCCTATGCAACTGGTAATGCTCTGGAAAATACTCGAGCAGTGACTGTTGTCGTTACTCATGACATTCCTTATAACGATATCTTTAGAAATAACATTTTTGATCCAAAAGATGAAGATCTGGCATATGCCTACATCATGGGACGAGATGGAGGCACTCCTTTAGTTTTTGATGATGGATCAGCAGGTCAATCCGATGGTGGTCGCTGGGTGGGGGTGTGGAAGAAGGATATGATGAAACGCATGATTGATTTCCATAACCATATGCAGGGCAAGCCGATGGAAGTCCTTGCAGCAGATGAATGCGCATTGCTATGGCGCCGTGATGAGGATGGAATTGTTGGTATCAATAAGTGTGTGGACGAGCGTTCTCTAACAGTCGATACGAGTTTCAAGCTTAAGTGGAATTATCCCTACACAGATATCCTGACTGGCAATTTGCTTCCTGAAATTCAAGGTCCTAGCTATACGTTTAAGCTGCCTGCTCGCAGTGCAAG includes:
- a CDS encoding alpha-amylase family protein, which codes for MQKLKLLICATITFIFVTISSYMAFPMPSARADVILHAFDWSYQDIADNAEGISAAGYKAVLVTPPLKSQKSSCEWFQRYQPQDFRVVDNCDGNKESFINAIEALDREGVQTYADVVVNHMANERDGATTFPGSDTLQEYDDYNNYWKNQILYGDTDGNGILDNGFLPDDGKSDGLFDSNDFHDAKCISDYNNRDAVIFDRLCKGENDRGLPDLKDSEPGKNWVNDQRKQYIQALYNLGVRGFRIDAAKHMPLGAIEYFVPDQVAKNSQMFAEIITSGGTTDLEYQLFLKPYLSQLPEEFGAYDFPLLKAIKNAFAFGKPLSDVANPYATGNALENTRAVTVVVTHDIPYNDIFRNNIFDPKDEDLAYAYIMGRDGGTPLVFDDGSAGQSDGGRWVGVWKKDMMKRMIDFHNHMQGKPMEVLAADECALLWRRDEDGIVGINKCVDERSLTVDTSFKLKWNYPYTDILTGNLLPEIQGPSYTFKLPARSASMWLD